In the genome of Anaerolineaceae bacterium oral taxon 439, the window ATCGCGAATCCGAGGATCAGGAAAATGCAAATTTTTCGGTTGACGCTGATCATGTCATGAATCCTTTCAGGGTTCACGATCTTGTAGAAAAACGTGAACCCGTATGCATTTTATCATATCAAATTTTAACGTCTGGAACGGACCGGCGCTGAAAATGGGGTCTGTATTTGATTAATGAAGGCGTGTCTCTGAGTCGGAAAAAGCCTTTTTTTACGCCGCCCCTTGATTAAATCCATGATTTGCATATAATTCTTTTTGTTCGAGCGGTTAGCTCAGTTGGTTAGAGCGTCGCGTTGACATCGCGAAGGCCGTAGGTTCGAGTCCTATACCGCTCACAGTGAAAGTCGGGTTATCCGGCTTTTTTATTTTATACTATGTGTTAACGGATTTTTTTGAGGAGGATTGTGAAGCAATCAGGATGCCGGATTTTTCGTGGAATCGGATCGCCCGCGGTTCCCGTTCTGTCCGCGGCTGTTACGCTGGCCGTTTATTTTCAGTGGATCCCGTATCCGCTGATATCGAAAACGGGCCTCCTGACGGCAGGCCTGCTGGGCTTACTGATCCTGATCCTGGTTTCCCGGTTCTATCCGATCCTTCAGAGGAAAGCGCACCGTTTATCGCTGGGCGTCCGGCGGCTGACCGTTCTTCTCGGCATGGCGAGCGCGGGGGCGGTCCTCCTGATCGGGGCGGTTCCGCTTCCGGACCGCTACCTGACGCTTCCGGAGGGCGCGGTTACTGTCAGCTCGGCGGACGGATCGCCGGTCCGTCTTACGTTATTTAATACCGGGACGACGGACAGCCTGAACCGGTTCCGGACCGACGACGGGCTTGACTGGCGGGGCAAGGTTTTTCATCGGATTCTTCTTGAATTCGAGACCGGGCCGGGGTTCGGTTCGGCTTGGATTATCTGGGACGGGGAAGCGGAGGATCCTCAGCTCGTCGACCTGTTCGCGGAGTCGCCGGGGCTTCAGGTTATCGAACGAGCGTATCCGGATCCGTTCGTGAACCGGCTTGCGGTCTTCGCCGCTTTCTGGGTGGGCTTATCGGCGCTCTTCTGGACCGTTATCCTGATCTTCGTTTCACGGGAACCGGCGGCGGCCGAACCGCTCGTCCGGTCGAAAACGTGGTTCATGTATGCGCTACCGATGGCGCTGGTTTGGGGTCTGTCGCTGCTGACGCTGTATCCGGCGATCATGACGTCGGATTCGCTGGAGCAGTGGGGCCAGGCGGTCAGCGGGCGTTTCAGCGACTGGCATCCGGCGATTTATGCGCTGACGATGCGGCCGTTCGCCGCGCTGGAGCTGTCTCCTGCGTGGGTTGCGCTGACCCAGTTGGTCCTGATCGCGCTGCTGGCGGCTCATGGGATCGAGCTGCTGCGGCGGTACGGGCTGCCGCGCTGGGGCGGATGGGGGCTGGCGCTGCTTTTCGCCTTCGCGCCGGCGAACCTGTTCCTGCCGATTACGATTTGGAAAGATATTCCGTTCGCGATCTCGCTTTTCGGGATGTACCTGATCGGACTGGAAATCGCGCTGACGGGCGGGGCGTCGATCCGTCAGGGAAAGCGCTGGGTCTGGCTGGGGATCGCCGCCGTCGGTACCGCTCTTTATCGTCATAACGGACTCCCGATCGCGGCTGGGCTGCTCTTCCTGACGTGGGCGGCGGATCGGCGCGTCTGGCGGAACGTCGGTAAGGCGTCCGTCCTTTTCATCCTTTTATTCACGGCGATCCGCGGTCCGCTTTACACGGCGCTGAACGTCGATCGGAACGGCTTCGGCGGCGTCAATCAGATTTACGTCCAGATAATCGCGGCGCATCTCGAGGCAGGAACGCCGGCGACCGACGAAGATCGGGCCTGGATCGAGGAGATCGCGCCTGCGGACGCCTGGGTTTACGATTCATGCGTCGTCAACAAGATGCGCATGCAGCCCGGGTTTGATTGGGAATTGGCGGCGGTCAGCGCTGAACGGAATCTTAAAACAGTGCTGTCGCTGACGAGGCGGGCACCATGGGTGACGCTGCGTCATTTTTTCGCGTCGAGCCGGATGATCTGGCAGGTTCAGCCAGGGAGCTGCTACCTGTATCGGATCGGGTTCATGCGCCTGAGCGATGGATCGTTTGTCTGGGTTGAGACGCCGAATCGTACCGGCGTCGTTCAGGATTCCCGGCTGCCGTGGCTGGTTGAGCCGCTTTTCGAGGTTTTCGCGCGGAGCGTTGCGAATCGGACGGTGGATTCTATCTTCTGGCGTCCGGCGCTGCTGAGCTGGCTGACGTTGCTGATCGCGGGGATGACGGCGCTGCGTTTTCGGCGCGGGCGGCTGCTGCTGATCGCCGCGCCAACGCTGCTGCAGTGCGGGTTGATGATGATGATTTCCGTGGCTCAGGATATGCGCTTTCAGTATGGCGTTATCCTGATCGGGCTGATGAATCTGGGCGCGCTGTTCCTGAATCGAGGCGCCCCGACGGCGGAGAGACGCGCCTGATTTCTACAATTCGATTCATCGATTAAGAACTGATATGAAAAAAATCACCTTGAAAATGTGATTTTCGTATATGTTTGCCGGCCCCAAATGCTTATAGAATTAATATAATTGCAGCGGCTTTTTGCCGCGGAAATCCATACAGGAGAAATCAGATGACAGCATATTATCCCGAAATTCCGCAGGTTAAATACGAAGGCCCGAAGAGCGAAAACCCTCTCGCGTTCAAATTTTATAATCCCGACGAGATTGTCGCCGGGAAAAAGATGAAGGATCAGCTTAAATTCTCAGCTGCATACTGGCACACGATCTGCGCTTCCGGCGCGGACATGTTCGGGGTCCCGACCGCGGATAAAACCTGGGGCAGGACCGATCCGATGGCGTTGGCCGAAGCGAAGGTCGGCGCTTTTTTTGAAATTCTGGACAAGCTTCAATTGGAGTATTTCGCGTTTCATGACCGCGATATCGCGCCGGAGGGGGCGTCGTTGACCGAGAGCAATCAGCGGCTCGATCGGATCGTCGACCTGATCGAGGGGCTGATGAAAGAGACGGGGAAGAAATTACTCTGGGGGACGGCGAACCTGTTCAGCAATCCGCGCTACATGCACGGGGCGGGGACGTCCTGCAACGCTGACGCGTTCGCGTTCGCGGCGGCTCAGGTTAAGAAGGCGCTCGAAATTTCCGTCCGGCTGAACGCCGCCGGGTACACGTTCTGGGGCGGACGGGAAGGTTACGAAACGCTCCTGAATACGAATATGGGGCTTGAGCTGGATAACATGGCGCGGTTTTTGAGGCTGACGACCGAGTATGGCCGTTCGATCGGGTTCAAGGGAACGTATTATATTGAACCGAAACCGAAGGAGCCCACGAAGCATCAGTACGATTTTGACGCCGCGACGGTGATCGGGTTCCTGCGCAAGTATGGGCTGGACATGAAGCTGAACCTGGAGGCGAACCATGGGACGCTCGCGGGCCATACGTTCCAGCATGAGCTGCGCGTGGCGAGGACGGAAGGCATGTTCGGGTCGGTCGACGCGAATATCGGCGACCTGCTCCTCGGCTGGGACACGGATCAGTTCCCGAACGACGTGTATGACGCGACGCTGGCGATGTATGAGGTCCTGAAGGCGGGCGGGTTTACGACTGGCGGGCTGAACTTCGATTCGAAGGCGCGGCGCGCTTCGTTTAAGCCCGAAGACGTCTTTATCAGTCATATCATGGGAATGGATTCGATGGCGCTGGGGCTTAGGATCGCCGACAGGCTTATTCAGGACGGACGCCTTGACCGGTTTGTCGCGGAGCGCTACGCCAGCTTCGATCATGGGATCGGGAAGAGGATCGTCGACGGGACCGTTACGATTCAGGAGCTCGAAGCGCACGCGCTCAAGATCGGCGACGTTTCGACGAACGCCAGCGGTCGGCAGGAATATCTTGAGGGTATTCTGAATCAGGTGATGTTCGGGCAGGGCGCATGAGTTATCTGATTGGAATCGATTCAGGAACAAGCGGAACGAAAACGGTCCTTTTTAAGGAAACGGGAGAGATCGTAGCGTCCGAGACGGTCGAATATCCGCTGTATCAGGAACGGAACGGCTGGGGCGAGCAGGAGCCGGAGGACTGGTGGAACGCCGCGCGGGACAGTATCCGCGCGGTCCTGACGCGCGGCGGCGCGGACGCGGCGCAGGTCAAAGGCGTCGGTATTTCCGGGCAGATGCACGGACTGGTCATGCTGGACCGCGGAGGGGACGTACTGCGCCGCGCGATCCTGTGGCTGGACCAGCGCACGGCGCAGGAATGCGCCGAGATGACGCGGAAAGTCGGCGCGGAGCGGCTTATCGAAATAACCGCCAATCCGGCGCTGACCGGGTTCACCGCGTCGAAGATCCTCTGGGTCAGGAATCATCAGCCGGAAATCTACGAAAAATGCGCGCGGATCCTGCTTCCGAAGGATTATTTGCGATATAAGCTGACGGGCGAGTTTGCGACGGAGGTTTCCGACGCTTCGGGGATGCAGCTGCTGGACGTTCCGGCGCGGCGCTGGTCCGGCGAGGTCCTCGAAAAGCTGGAGATCGATCCTGCCCTTCTCGGAACGGTATACGAATCGCCGGAGGTTACCGGCGTCATTCATTCGCAGGCGGCGGAAGCGACCGGGCTGAAGGTCGGGACGCTGGTCGTCGGCGGGGCCGGCGATAACGCGGCCGCGGCGGTTGGGACGGGCGTCGTCCGGGACGGCCTGGCGTTTACGACGATCGGGTCGTCCGGCGTTGTCTTCGCGCATAGTTCCGCGATCAGGATCGATCCGAAGGGCCGGGTGCATACGTTCTGCTGCGCCGTTCCGGGCGCGTGGCACGTGATGGGCGTACATCAGGCCGCCGGGTTGTCGCTGAAATGGCTCCGCGATACCGTCTGCACGGCTGAAACGGAGGCGGCGGCGCGGCGCGGGGTCGATCCGTACGCCGTCATGGGCGAAGAAGCGGAACGAATCGCGGCCGGGTCCGACCGCCTGTTTTATCTTCCCTACCTGAACGGCGAACGCACGCCGCATCTCGACCCGAACGCGCGCGGCGTCTTTTTCGGCTTATCCGGGATCCATACGCGCGCGCACCTGATCCGCGCGGTCATGGAAGGGGTCAGCTATTCTCTTCGCGACAGTATCCAGATCCTGCGTGAGATGAATATTGAAACGAGCGAAATGGCGGCGACGGGCGGCGGCGGACGGAGCCGGCTCTGGCGGCAGATGCTGGCGGATAATTACCGCTGTCCCGTGAAGACGGTCGAATCGAAGGAAGGTCCGGCGCTGGGCGTCGCGATCTTAGCCGGCGTGGGCGCGGGGTTATTCGCGTCGGTTGAAGAAGGATGCGCCGCGCTGGTTCAAAGCGGTCCGGCGCAGGAGCCGATCGCGGCGAACGCGTCCGTTTACGATCGGGCGTATCCGTTGTATCGTGAGCTTTACGGCGAGCTGAAGGGCTCGTTCGCGAAGCTGGCGGAATTGTAATCCCAACGTCATCCGACGTCGGGAAATCAGAAATTGAAGGAGACGATTGATGAAGAAGTTATTAGTTGTATTGTTGGCGTTAGCGGTCCTCATGACCGCGCTTCCGGTCCTTGCCGCGGGTGAATTGGTGGGCGTCGCGATGCCGACGAACAGCTTGCAGCGTTGGAATCAGGACGGACAGAACATGAAGGCGCAGCTCGAAGCGGCCGGATATGAGGTTATTCTGGAGTATGCGAATAACGACGTCGCGGCGCAGATTTCTCAGATCGAGAATATGCTCCTCAAGGACGTTCAGGTTTTAGTCATCGCCTCGATCGACGGCGGCGCGCTGGGCGAGGTTTTACGCACGGCGCACGATAACAACGTTCCGGTCATTGCGTATGACCGCCTGATTACCGGGACCGAGTTCGTCGATTATTACACGTCGTTCGATAATTATCGCGTCGGCGCGTTCCAGGGTAACTATATCGTCGACGCGCTCGATCTCGAAAACGCGGACGGCCCGTTCAATATTGAATATTTCGGGGGCTCTCCGGACGATAACAACGCGCACCTTTTCTATCAGGGCGCGATCGACGTTCTCCAGCCGTTTATTGACAGCGGCAAGCTCGTCAACCCATCCGGGCAGATCGATTTTGAGACCGTCGCGATCCTTGGCTGGGGCTCGGACGACGCGCAGGCGCGCATGGATAACCTGATCAACAGCTACTATGCCGACGGTACGGCGCTCGATGTCGTCCTGTCGCCGAACGACTCGCTGGCGATCGGGATCGTTAATTCGCTCGTCGCCGCCGGGTTCACGAAAGAGAAATGGCCGGTCTTGACGGGGCAGGACTGCGATATCCCGAACGTGATCAATATCGTCAAGGGGCTGCAGTCGATGTCCGTGTTCAAGGATACGCGGACGTTAGCGGAACGGACCGTTACCATGGTCGATCAGATCCTTGCCGGAAAGGAAGTCGAAGTCAACAATAACGAAGATTACGATAACGGCGTGAAGGTCGTCCCGTCGTATCTCTGCGATCCGGTATTCGCGGATCGGGATAACTATCAGGAGCTGCTGATCGATTCCGGATATTACACG includes:
- a CDS encoding xylose isomerase: MTAYYPEIPQVKYEGPKSENPLAFKFYNPDEIVAGKKMKDQLKFSAAYWHTICASGADMFGVPTADKTWGRTDPMALAEAKVGAFFEILDKLQLEYFAFHDRDIAPEGASLTESNQRLDRIVDLIEGLMKETGKKLLWGTANLFSNPRYMHGAGTSCNADAFAFAAAQVKKALEISVRLNAAGYTFWGGREGYETLLNTNMGLELDNMARFLRLTTEYGRSIGFKGTYYIEPKPKEPTKHQYDFDAATVIGFLRKYGLDMKLNLEANHGTLAGHTFQHELRVARTEGMFGSVDANIGDLLLGWDTDQFPNDVYDATLAMYEVLKAGGFTTGGLNFDSKARRASFKPEDVFISHIMGMDSMALGLRIADRLIQDGRLDRFVAERYASFDHGIGKRIVDGTVTIQELEAHALKIGDVSTNASGRQEYLEGILNQVMFGQGA
- a CDS encoding xylulokinase; translation: MSYLIGIDSGTSGTKTVLFKETGEIVASETVEYPLYQERNGWGEQEPEDWWNAARDSIRAVLTRGGADAAQVKGVGISGQMHGLVMLDRGGDVLRRAILWLDQRTAQECAEMTRKVGAERLIEITANPALTGFTASKILWVRNHQPEIYEKCARILLPKDYLRYKLTGEFATEVSDASGMQLLDVPARRWSGEVLEKLEIDPALLGTVYESPEVTGVIHSQAAEATGLKVGTLVVGGAGDNAAAAVGTGVVRDGLAFTTIGSSGVVFAHSSAIRIDPKGRVHTFCCAVPGAWHVMGVHQAAGLSLKWLRDTVCTAETEAAARRGVDPYAVMGEEAERIAAGSDRLFYLPYLNGERTPHLDPNARGVFFGLSGIHTRAHLIRAVMEGVSYSLRDSIQILREMNIETSEMAATGGGGRSRLWRQMLADNYRCPVKTVESKEGPALGVAILAGVGAGLFASVEEGCAALVQSGPAQEPIAANASVYDRAYPLYRELYGELKGSFAKLAEL
- a CDS encoding ABC transporter substrate-binding protein, encoding MKKLLVVLLALAVLMTALPVLAAGELVGVAMPTNSLQRWNQDGQNMKAQLEAAGYEVILEYANNDVAAQISQIENMLLKDVQVLVIASIDGGALGEVLRTAHDNNVPVIAYDRLITGTEFVDYYTSFDNYRVGAFQGNYIVDALDLENADGPFNIEYFGGSPDDNNAHLFYQGAIDVLQPFIDSGKLVNPSGQIDFETVAILGWGSDDAQARMDNLINSYYADGTALDVVLSPNDSLAIGIVNSLVAAGFTKEKWPVLTGQDCDIPNVINIVKGLQSMSVFKDTRTLAERTVTMVDQILAGKEVEVNNNEDYDNGVKVVPSYLCDPVFADRDNYQELLIDSGYYTEDQIKAE